In one Candidatus Absconditicoccus praedator genomic region, the following are encoded:
- a CDS encoding biotin/lipoyl-binding protein has protein sequence MRKAILAILLVTVLGLYGCEDGEEDIEEEQRPYSIDTQKIQDFDSEAYFKKNGRVQSAKDIEKGSQVAGRVSSINVKEGDQVTQGQTLLEMEDSVANYRLQQQLAQNNLRQAEIEYEQTQRQLDKNLRDLQRGIEQSELDYQSADLEKRQTQSDLEKNIRSLERAKRQAKLDYEITQQDFEKQVEQLEYERSLRDMQADSSIARRELENLEKELENARDELESLETNNQQQINSFSTNIENVYDDYLSLVDEINYEADKLLGVTSENRNYNNRFDTYLGAKSNSTRIRAENKLRESIRKYENLEEQDFDDLSQENIQGKVQDLVDGLVQTRDMLDEIESTLRNSITSSSFTQTEIDGYKEQFGGYRTSIGSTLSETRTLRDEVDSFFENYIREERILKRDIERMESEKGILQDELDQADYDLGVEYERLLLQQKEALENAEIALENAIDDLEQAKQDKEYTMESLENSIENAQIGLEGAEDDYQQAQEDLDLDIEAARAAMNSARIEYQEATDAVNDLTVQAPIDGKIGQVHVNEGQEISEGDILFEISGKAENEIRISFREREMDYVREGMDVEILHQGESYIGKLYSISQTADENLNYSARVRLQEEIPRLGDFVTVLVFVDMKHPIIPVNILSNVQDNKANINIYENGELRQKEVEIQQVVGKGVLLKTPIEEGTKIITSNVRGYNEEDFYLQKQ, from the coding sequence ATGAGAAAAGCTATTTTGGCAATTTTATTAGTTACTGTATTGTGATTGTATGGCTGTGAAGATTGAGAAGAAGACATAGAAGAAGAACAAAGACCTTATAGTATAGATACACAAAAAATACAAGATTTTGATTCTGAAGCATATTTCAAAAAAAATGGAAGGGTGCAGTCAGCAAAAGATATTGAAAAATGATCTCAAGTAGCAGGTAGGGTATCTTCAATCAATGTCAAAGAATGAGATCAAGTAACACAATGACAAACCTTGTTGGAAATGGAAGACTCTGTTGCAAATTATAGATTACAACAACAACTTGCTCAAAACAACCTAAGACAGGCAGAAATTGAATATGAACAAACCCAAAGACAACTGGACAAAAACCTAAGAGACTTACAAAGGTGAATAGAACAGTCAGAACTTGACTATCAGTCTGCAGATTTAGAAAAAAGACAAACACAGTCAGACTTAGAAAAGAACATTAGGTCTTTGGAAAGAGCAAAGAGACAGGCTAAACTTGACTATGAAATAACTCAACAAGATTTTGAAAAACAAGTAGAACAGTTAGAATACGAAAGATCTCTTAGAGATATGCAAGCAGATAGTTCGATTGCTAGAAGAGAACTAGAAAATTTGGAAAAAGAACTTGAAAACGCAAGAGATGAACTTGAAAGTTTGGAAACAAATAATCAGCAACAAATCAACTCATTTTCAACAAACATAGAAAATGTTTATGACGATTATTTAAGTTTGGTGGATGAAATCAATTATGAAGCAGACAAGCTATTAGGTGTGACAAGTGAAAATAGAAATTACAACAATAGGTTTGATACTTACTTGTGAGCCAAAAGCAATAGTACAAGAATAAGAGCTGAAAACAAACTTAGAGAAAGCATAAGAAAGTATGAAAACCTTGAAGAACAAGATTTTGATGATCTATCTCAAGAAAATATTCAATGAAAAGTGCAAGATCTTGTTGATTGATTAGTGCAAACCAGAGATATGCTAGATGAGATAGAATCAACTTTGAGAAACTCTATCACATCATCTTCTTTTACTCAAACAGAAATTGATGGATACAAAGAACAGTTTGGATGATATAGAACAAGTATTGGCTCAACGCTATCAGAAACAAGAACCCTAAGAGATGAGGTAGATTCATTTTTTGAAAATTATATTAGAGAAGAAAGAATTCTAAAAAGAGATATAGAAAGAATGGAGTCAGAAAAAGGTATACTCCAAGATGAGCTAGACCAAGCAGACTATGATTTGGGGGTAGAATACGAAAGACTTTTGCTTCAGCAAAAAGAAGCTCTTGAAAATGCTGAAATTGCTCTTGAAAATGCAATAGACGACCTTGAACAAGCCAAACAAGACAAAGAATATACAATGGAATCTTTGGAAAATAGTATAGAAAATGCGCAAATATGACTGGAATGAGCAGAAGATGACTATCAACAAGCCCAAGAAGACTTGGACCTGGATATAGAAGCAGCCAGAGCTGCTATGAATTCAGCAAGAATAGAGTATCAAGAAGCAACAGATGCAGTAAATGACCTAACAGTACAAGCACCAATAGATGGTAAGATATGACAGGTTCATGTAAATGAATGACAAGAAATATCTGAGTGAGATATTTTGTTTGAGATTTCATGAAAAGCAGAAAATGAAATAAGAATTTCTTTTAGAGAAAGAGAAATGGACTATGTTAGAGAGTGAATGGATGTAGAGATTCTGCACCAAGGAGAATCATATATATGAAAACTTTACTCTATATCTCAAACTGCAGATGAAAATCTGAACTACTCTGCTAGAGTTAGACTGCAGGAAGAAATCCCAAGACTTTGAGATTTTGTCACTGTATTAGTTTTTGTAGATATGAAACATCCTATAATTCCAGTAAATATTTTAAGCAATGTACAAGACAACAAAGCCAATATAAATATATACGAGAATGGTGAACTTAGGCAGAAAGAAGTAGAAATACAACAGGTTGTATGAAAGTGAGTTTTGCTAAAAACTCCTATTGAAGAATGAACTAAAATTATCACAAGTAATGTTAGGTGATACAATGAAGAAGACTTTTACCTACAAAAGCAATAG
- a CDS encoding AbrB/MazE/SpoVT family DNA-binding domain-containing protein has product MDELTNQETCGVKIHGTAKVGPKGQIVIPQEVRQMLDLNPGDNVMVGTKHGKVVWVIKPEDINEFSDRMKKEIEEKDKLRQEDMKKQAYEDIEKLENTLNRYKQN; this is encoded by the coding sequence ATGGACGAACTAACCAATCAAGAAACTTGTGGGGTAAAAATTCATGGTACTGCAAAAGTATGACCCAAATGACAAATAGTAATACCTCAGGAAGTTAGACAAATGTTGGATCTAAATCCTGGAGACAATGTAATGGTTTGAACAAAACACGGGAAAGTAGTATGGGTAATCAAACCGGAAGATATAAATGAGTTTTCAGATAGGATGAAAAAAGAAATAGAAGAAAAAGACAAACTAAGACAAGAAGACATGAAAAAACAAGCTTATGAAGATATAGAAAAATTAGAAAACACTCTAAATCGCTACAAACAAAATTAA
- the queA gene encoding tRNA preQ1(34) S-adenosylmethionine ribosyltransferase-isomerase QueA, producing MQLNFGENYLILSLKIGANNYYPMVYPIFCLKMYKTKDYDYDLPESLIAQNPVQPPDNSKLLVCQKQSSGYKYMQGLFKDISNFLSNESVLFFNNSKVVKAQVFLQQKEIVDKNNKHKFLKSGQVFFLDNLGDNRFEAMVFPGDKFIVGAKIYIEEDIFIMVEKITIAGRILRLHGMSIHDFLEKHGTIPLPPYIQENSNKKELYQTNFAQIDGSTAAPTAGLHFTNNLMSTLQSQGIIFEYLTLHIGIGTFKPIITEDIREYDIHQEKVIIDKQIFEKIADYYYCGKDIVGVGTTSTRVLESLPYLWDEVRKNFKFDQQTIKFRDFVKKQSNNEIQGLKFNENQIEFYTKVFIYPGFEFKIVQNLITNFHLPQSSLLALVAGFMGYENLFDAYHFAIQEEYRFFSFGDAMFIKNK from the coding sequence ATGCAACTTAATTTTTGAGAAAATTATTTAATTCTTTCTTTAAAAATTGGAGCAAATAATTATTATCCTATGGTTTATCCAATTTTTTGTTTGAAAATGTATAAAACCAAAGATTATGATTATGATCTGCCTGAAAGTCTTATTGCACAAAATCCTGTACAGCCTCCGGACAACTCTAAGCTTTTGGTTTGTCAAAAACAATCAAGCTGATACAAATACATGCAGGGTTTATTCAAAGACATTTCAAACTTTCTTAGCAATGAAAGTGTTCTTTTTTTCAACAACTCAAAAGTGGTAAAAGCACAAGTTTTTCTTCAGCAAAAAGAAATTGTTGATAAAAACAACAAACACAAGTTTTTGAAATCAGGACAAGTGTTTTTCTTGGATAATCTGTGAGACAACAGATTTGAGGCGATGGTTTTCCCAGGAGACAAATTTATTGTATGAGCCAAAATCTATATAGAAGAGGATATTTTTATAATGGTTGAAAAAATAACCATAGCCTGAAGAATTCTAAGACTGCACGGGATGAGTATACATGATTTTCTTGAAAAACACTGAACTATTCCTCTGCCTCCTTATATACAAGAAAACTCAAACAAAAAAGAACTGTATCAAACAAATTTTGCGCAAATAGATGGCTCTACAGCAGCTCCAACTGCCTGATTGCATTTTACAAACAATCTTATGTCAACTCTTCAATCTCAATGAATTATTTTTGAATACCTAACATTGCATATATGAATATGAACATTCAAACCTATTATTACAGAAGACATTAGAGAGTATGATATTCATCAAGAAAAAGTAATCATAGACAAGCAAATTTTTGAAAAAATAGCAGATTATTATTATTGCTGAAAAGATATTGTATGAGTAGGGACAACTTCTACAAGGGTGTTGGAAAGCCTGCCATATTTATGGGATGAGGTTAGAAAGAATTTCAAATTTGATCAACAAACTATCAAATTCCGAGATTTTGTCAAAAAACAGTCAAATAATGAAATTCAAGGCTTGAAGTTTAACGAAAATCAAATTGAATTTTATACCAAAGTTTTTATATATCCCTGATTTGAATTCAAAATAGTACAAAACCTAATAACAAATTTTCATCTACCTCAAAGTAGTTTGTTGGCTTTGGTGGCATGATTTATGGGGTATGAAAACTTGTTTGATGCATACCATTTTGCTATCCAAGAAGAGTATAGATTTTTTAGTTTTGGGGATGCCATGTTTATCAAGAATAAGTAA
- a CDS encoding HIT family protein: MLRNCRNKIGDLLLRIYEKIVGKKPCAIYKRKPTPYDKKAQKPNHDGFASNCPMCNGNYELIEEYKNFLVIKNGYPYPKTKEHLMIIPKRHVIGIYDFTQEEKLEWADIFSKYLNQGYLIFNREFPKHPDSTLEHFHTQVIKENYY, encoded by the coding sequence ATGTTAAGAAACTGCAGAAACAAAATATGAGACTTACTACTTCGAATCTATGAAAAAATTGTAGGAAAAAAACCATGTGCTATATATAAAAGAAAACCAACTCCATACGACAAAAAAGCTCAAAAACCCAACCATGATGGTTTTGCTTCCAACTGTCCAATGTGCAACGGCAATTACGAATTAATAGAAGAATACAAAAACTTTCTTGTAATAAAAAACTGATACCCATACCCAAAAACAAAAGAGCATTTGATGATAATACCTAAAAGACATGTTATTTGAATATATGATTTTACCCAAGAAGAAAAACTAGAATGGGCTGATATTTTCTCAAAATACTTAAATCAATGATATTTGATCTTCAATAGAGAGTTCCCCAAACATCCTGACTCAACCTTAGAACATTTCCATACTCAGGTAATTAAAGAAAACTATTATTAA
- a CDS encoding GGDEF domain-containing phosphodiesterase, with protein sequence METNLTMHHTNNSLDTNTDLFRSFFDALKIFEKIANQHFSKSQLQEIKNPNTKEFLRLFMLFKKKYNTDISSLVDNISNVNENDLLNLLEFLSRTIQETNDYEVQGFIQHMKNELEESLYHESIGNVNEEIKTKTIENIIHIQNQIKKFLEEKGIDFTSIEEDLDSKTYKLCKYVLENDNKKIVKLINEIFDMLGIKNDTVLQKNFLTIVNDFLQDQANSTNLEKTENLTVLRFIFVQISKSQIANSLEEAYKNIFKEDESLLNFSRQDYYSNQKKAIFLLNNPKKILSSSEKKSNILYVSNKENIYYKVFNNWDLALSFLKLNIFDVFKNQQTDKITLANKIKEGLDSKGVYSERLEFFAEDLGESCFFNLKISKKHDNNNGGELISIILTKDNSTKKTQNTKETTTTTANNLPQQTNEGEDFLDSSGVLRFESLEEGESTKQVAVMKISDFSIINKKYGVKLGNIILQRISKTIQNYVKKFNYLDAKKLSTLEFAIINKQNSSETIEDLFEEMLGAKNPTEGKFYIREIGEDIEIDFSCGIFNNEENLDVLEAFEKALMAMYHAKKNGSGAYYSPQIEQQEKSNIENYLNWKRVIRHALKQNNITPFLQGIYDAQDNNMLQYEALMRLYNTETGEICSPGQFLDYLPIFDKKHKAFMQVVIKAINFIKNDNRKKIFLNFTSEQLKNLQIYQIISNLLVSHKVKGENVTIEIPEETLEQNHDYIDKYKKLGIKIAIDDFGKGYSNLKKLFELSDKIDYLKVDGSIIRGIANDKSKQETLNLIMFFSKNHDFQIIVEFIETQEDYQYLKNLGVRYFQGFLFSKPKPIEQRFIQN encoded by the coding sequence ATGGAAACTAATCTTACCATGCACCACACGAACAACTCCTTAGATACAAATACAGATCTTTTTAGAAGTTTTTTTGATGCATTAAAAATTTTTGAAAAAATAGCAAACCAACATTTTAGTAAAAGCCAACTTCAAGAAATCAAAAATCCAAACACAAAAGAATTTTTAAGACTTTTCATGTTATTTAAAAAAAAATACAATACCGACATCTCTTCTCTTGTTGATAACATTAGCAATGTTAATGAAAATGATCTATTAAATTTATTGGAATTTTTATCAAGAACAATCCAGGAAACAAATGATTATGAAGTGCAATGATTTATACAACATATGAAAAACGAACTAGAGGAGAGTTTATATCATGAAAGCATTGGTAATGTAAACGAAGAGATCAAAACAAAAACTATAGAGAACATAATACATATTCAAAACCAAATAAAAAAATTTTTAGAAGAAAAATGAATTGATTTCACTTCAATAGAGGAAGATTTAGACAGCAAAACATATAAACTATGTAAATACGTATTAGAAAACGACAACAAAAAAATAGTTAAGCTGATAAATGAAATTTTTGATATGCTTTGAATAAAAAATGATACTGTTTTACAAAAAAACTTTTTAACTATAGTCAATGATTTTTTACAAGATCAAGCAAACAGTACAAACTTAGAAAAAACTGAAAACCTTACAGTTTTGAGATTTATTTTTGTACAAATATCTAAATCCCAAATAGCAAACTCTTTAGAAGAAGCTTATAAAAATATCTTTAAAGAAGATGAAAGCTTACTAAATTTTAGCAGACAAGATTATTATTCCAACCAAAAAAAGGCTATTTTTCTACTAAACAACCCAAAGAAAATCTTAAGTTCTTCAGAAAAAAAATCTAACATACTATATGTTAGCAACAAAGAAAACATTTACTACAAAGTTTTCAACAACTGGGATTTAGCTCTAAGTTTTTTAAAATTAAATATTTTTGATGTGTTTAAAAATCAGCAAACAGACAAAATTACACTAGCCAACAAAATCAAAGAAGGGTTAGACTCTAAATGAGTATATTCAGAAAGATTGGAATTTTTTGCTGAGGACCTATGAGAGTCATGTTTTTTTAACCTTAAGATTTCAAAAAAACATGATAACAATAATTGATGAGAGCTTATTTCAATAATTTTAACAAAAGACAATAGCACAAAAAAAACCCAAAACACAAAAGAAACGACAACTACTACTGCCAACAACTTACCACAACAAACTAATGAAGGCGAGGATTTTCTTGATAGCAGTTGAGTTTTAAGATTTGAAAGCCTGGAAGAGGGCGAGTCTACCAAACAGGTTGCTGTTATGAAGATAAGTGACTTTTCTATAATAAACAAAAAATATTGAGTAAAATTGTGAAATATAATACTTCAAAGAATATCAAAAACAATACAAAATTATGTTAAAAAATTTAATTATCTTGATGCTAAAAAATTGTCCACCCTAGAGTTTGCTATTATAAACAAACAAAACAGCAGTGAAACTATAGAAGATCTATTTGAAGAAATGCTAGGAGCCAAAAATCCTACTGAATGAAAGTTTTATATTAGAGAAATTTGAGAGGATATAGAAATAGATTTTAGTTGTTGAATTTTCAACAACGAAGAAAACTTAGATGTATTAGAAGCATTTGAAAAAGCACTTATGGCAATGTACCATGCCAAAAAAAACTGATCTTGAGCTTATTATTCTCCACAAATAGAACAACAAGAAAAATCTAATATAGAAAATTATTTGAACTGGAAAAGAGTAATAAGACATGCCCTAAAACAAAACAACATCACACCATTTTTACAATGAATATACGATGCACAAGATAATAATATGCTACAGTATGAAGCTTTGATGAGACTGTATAACACTGAAACATGAGAAATTTGTTCTCCATGACAATTTTTAGACTATCTACCTATATTTGACAAAAAACATAAAGCTTTTATGCAGGTAGTTATCAAGGCAATTAATTTTATCAAAAATGATAATAGAAAAAAAATTTTTTTGAATTTCACATCAGAACAGCTTAAAAATTTACAAATTTACCAAATAATATCTAATCTTTTAGTATCACACAAAGTTAAATGAGAAAATGTAACAATAGAAATCCCCGAAGAAACTCTTGAGCAAAATCATGATTATATCGACAAGTACAAAAAACTTGGCATAAAAATAGCAATAGATGATTTTGGTAAATGATACTCCAATCTAAAAAAACTATTTGAACTTTCAGACAAAATAGATTATCTAAAAGTAGACGGGTCTATAATAAGATGAATTGCCAATGACAAGTCAAAACAGGAAACCCTAAATTTAATAATGTTTTTTTCTAAAAATCACGATTTTCAAATAATTGTAGAATTCATAGAAACACAAGAAGATTATCAATACCTCAAAAATCTATGAGTTAGATATTTTCAATGATTTTTATTCTCAAAACCCAAACCGATTGAGCAAAGATTCATACAAAATTAG
- a CDS encoding secondary thiamine-phosphate synthase enzyme YjbQ, translating into MFLDIMVSTTKRNEFIDITNRINQKIKENEIQEGICTVYTPHTTCGITINEGADPDVMDDIQRFLDNKIWSDPIYKHAEGNSDSHIKSSLLGVSQQIIIFNQKLLLGTWQKVFFGEFDGPRQRKVFLKLING; encoded by the coding sequence ATGTTTTTAGATATTATGGTTAGCACAACAAAAAGAAACGAATTTATTGATATCACCAACCGGATAAATCAAAAAATCAAAGAAAATGAAATTCAGGAGTGAATTTGTACGGTATATACTCCTCATACTACTTGTTGAATAACAATAAATGAATGAGCTGATCCTGATGTAATGGATGATATCCAAAGATTTTTGGACAACAAAATCTGGTCAGATCCTATTTATAAACATGCAGAATGAAACTCTGATTCTCATATCAAATCATCATTACTTGGAGTAAGTCAACAAATCATTATCTTCAATCAAAAATTATTACTTGGAACCTGGCAAAAAGTTTTTTTTGGTGAGTTTGATTGACCAAGACAAAGGAAGGTATTTCTAAAGTTAATTAATTGATAA
- a CDS encoding Kazal-type serine protease inhibitor domain-containing protein: protein MKKIILFLSLSLFYLVGLYSIAQANEVACTMEWDPVCGVDGQTYSNECVATQQNNVEIKHHGECEVEEAYYDQEGEMHWTWDMNRDGINDCEQDGTCDHTTNYFEPRTFDNKDDFLEAHGEYCAAATDGCNTVMIKDGEAAGMTQMYCEDVYGEDGQEERKCTQHIDDAHKEDISYETHYNEYSHQGITPGSYVIETKEEIEDKLGMSSENFEKYITDLEGVLVVSSMGQRSTGGYQINLENITKDNEGNINIELNHISPGDGCMVTQALTYPTKIIQIKEDITADQVDISVNEEISHCNDYEQDDQDSEDDQVACTMEYNPVCGVDRETYSNQCVAEQQNNVQVAYKGECLSPILRIRLTNAFNKALNEIFETNRYETIQDKVEYLERVADRAENRKQNYTFQDSEFAIYGKIQYILESYAQRNFYEPYIKDNIADLSPEEEVLGGNWFVTDIEWIDDQKAVVEYEDGHILMYAQVEIGFDNGEIVVESFEIIED, encoded by the coding sequence ATGAAAAAAATTATTTTATTTTTGAGTTTGTCCTTATTTTATCTTGTTTGATTGTATTCTATAGCTCAGGCAAATGAGGTGGCTTGTACTATGGAATGGGATCCAGTATGTGGTGTAGACTGACAAACATATTCAAATGAATGTGTTGCAACACAACAAAATAATGTAGAAATAAAGCATCATTGAGAGTGCGAAGTAGAAGAAGCTTACTATGATCAAGAAGGTGAAATGCATTGGACTTGGGATATGAACAGAGATTGAATAAATGACTGTGAGCAAGATTGAACTTGTGATCATACAACTAACTACTTTGAGCCAAGAACTTTTGATAATAAAGATGATTTCTTGGAAGCTCATGGTGAATATTGTGCAGCAGCAACTGATTGATGTAATACAGTTATGATAAAAGATTGAGAAGCTGCTGGAATGACTCAGATGTACTGTGAGGATGTTTATTGAGAAGATTGACAAGAAGAGCGAAAATGTACTCAGCATATTGATGATGCCCATAAAGAGGATATAAGCTATGAAACTCATTATAATGAGTATTCACATCAATGAATTACTCCAGGAAGCTATGTTATAGAAACCAAAGAAGAAATTGAAGATAAATTGTGAATGTCATCAGAAAATTTTGAAAAGTATATTACTGACTTAGAAGGTGTTTTAGTAGTATCATCAATGTGACAAAGAAGTACAGGATGATATCAAATCAACTTGGAAAATATTACTAAGGATAACGAAGGCAACATCAATATAGAATTGAACCATATTTCTCCTTGAGATTGATGTATGGTAACTCAAGCACTTACTTATCCAACCAAAATAATTCAAATCAAAGAAGATATAACTGCTGACCAAGTAGATATATCTGTAAATGAAGAAATAAGCCACTGTAATGATTACGAACAAGATGATCAAGATTCAGAAGATGATCAAGTAGCTTGTACTATGGAATACAATCCTGTTTGTGGTGTAGACAGAGAAACTTATAGCAATCAGTGTGTTGCCGAACAACAAAACAATGTACAAGTAGCTTATAAATGAGAATGTTTGTCACCAATCCTAAGAATTAGACTAACAAATGCGTTCAATAAGGCTTTGAATGAAATATTTGAAACAAACAGATACGAAACAATTCAAGACAAAGTTGAGTATTTGGAAAGAGTAGCTGACAGAGCGGAGAATAGAAAACAAAACTATACTTTTCAGGATTCAGAATTTGCTATTTACTGAAAAATACAATATATTCTAGAAAGTTATGCTCAAAGAAATTTTTATGAACCTTACATCAAAGACAATATAGCAGATTTGTCTCCAGAAGAGGAAGTGCTTGGTGGTAACTGGTTTGTGACCGATATAGAATGGATAGATGATCAAAAAGCAGTAGTAGAATACGAAGATGGTCATATACTAATGTATGCACAAGTAGAAATTGGATTTGATAATTGAGAAATTGTAGTAGAATCTTTTGAGATTATAGAAGATTAA
- a CDS encoding VanW family protein encodes MHKYIFLASFLVLNFFGFYLFHTGKQDLVEGKTHTHNISNNIDKEMLTQNPLSIVHEKNQKLEYKINDNKIKLIFNNDNNIYENIKEISDKDDIKQLLDKTREKKHHKIGKDYINETSCNKLKNKNPINNPAQIIQEKIIPQEDIKKFIGCYIYSNPDHQIKSKIQTSYEEYRDVNIGGGLSTLKNKTWEKGEVISIYDYLKLFNGYIEGRATVNGEKVMIGWGGVCGVSTAAYQVFAEAVDIKILERHNHNILNIDSFGRKGFDSSVFGDGTNPDLDLVAQNQHGKIFVDIIDKANKEQNKYSYGMKLYSWKPFEKYDISFSEEYEKNGRTCVDKIKEHPKQSKTVTSCYIDIIQEDDI; translated from the coding sequence ATGCACAAATACATATTTTTAGCAAGTTTTCTTGTTTTAAATTTTTTTGGTTTTTACTTGTTTCATACTTGAAAACAAGACCTTGTAGAATGAAAAACTCATACACATAATATATCAAACAATATAGACAAGGAAATGCTAACCCAAAATCCTTTGAGTATTGTGCATGAAAAAAATCAAAAACTTGAATACAAGATAAATGACAACAAAATCAAATTAATTTTCAACAACGACAACAATATTTATGAAAACATTAAAGAAATTTCCGATAAAGACGACATAAAACAACTACTAGACAAAACACGGGAAAAAAAACACCACAAAATAGGTAAAGATTATATAAATGAAACCAGCTGCAACAAACTAAAAAACAAAAACCCTATCAACAATCCAGCTCAAATCATACAAGAAAAAATAATTCCTCAAGAAGACATTAAAAAATTCATTTGATGCTATATATACTCAAATCCTGACCACCAAATAAAATCCAAAATTCAGACAAGTTATGAAGAATATAGAGATGTAAATATTTGATGATGACTTAGCACCCTAAAAAATAAAACATGGGAAAAATGAGAAGTAATAAGTATTTATGATTACTTAAAGCTATTTAATTGATATATTGAATGAAGAGCCACAGTAAATGGAGAAAAAGTAATGATATGATGGTGAGGAGTTTGTGGAGTAAGTACTGCAGCATATCAAGTATTTGCTGAAGCAGTAGACATAAAAATTCTAGAAAGACACAATCACAATATTTTAAATATAGATTCATTTGGCAGAAAATGATTTGATTCTAGTGTTTTTGGAGACTGAACAAATCCAGATTTAGATCTTGTAGCTCAAAACCAACATTGAAAAATATTTGTAGACATAATAGACAAAGCAAACAAAGAACAAAACAAGTATTCTTACTGAATGAAGCTATACTCGTGGAAACCTTTTGAAAAATATGACATCAGTTTTTCTGAAGAGTATGAAAAAAATTGAAGAACTTGTGTAGATAAAATAAAAGAACACCCAAAACAATCAAAAACCGTTACTAGCTGTTATATAGATATAATTCAAGAAGATGATATCTAA
- a CDS encoding DNA-3-methyladenine glycosylase, with the protein MISKKFWSQQAETLGKNILGKKLTKNSLEGIISEVEVYKGENDPASHAYKGKTKRNRPMFDEGGIIYVYLIYGIHYCFNISLGNQVGAILIRSIIPTKGIEKMKINRKTKDIKNLSNGPGKLTQALQIGKEYNGKSLYDKSNDIIIKDGTQDFDYTKTSRIGINKGKDKKLRFVITNIDPKYYS; encoded by the coding sequence ATGATATCTAAAAAGTTTTGGAGCCAACAAGCAGAAACTTTATGAAAAAATATACTTGGAAAAAAACTAACAAAAAATAGTTTGGAATGAATAATTAGTGAAGTTGAAGTATACAAATGAGAGAATGATCCTGCATCTCATGCATACAAATGAAAAACAAAAAGAAATCGACCAATGTTTGATGAATGATGAATAATATATGTATATTTGATATATGGAATACATTACTGTTTTAATATAAGCCTTGGAAATCAAGTATGAGCTATCTTAATAAGAAGCATCATTCCCACCAAGTGAATTGAAAAAATGAAAATAAATAGGAAAACAAAAGACATTAAAAATTTAAGCAACTGACCGGGGAAGCTAACACAAGCCTTACAAATATGAAAAGAATATAATTGAAAAAGCTTGTATGACAAATCAAACGACATTATAATAAAAGACTGAACCCAAGATTTTGATTACACAAAAACAAGCAGGATTTGAATAAACAAATGAAAAGACAAAAAACTAAGATTTGTAATTACTAATATTGATCCAAAATATTATTCATAA